In one window of Arthrobacter pascens DNA:
- a CDS encoding helix-turn-helix transcriptional regulator: MVKPTQVTNSIRRLRFERGEMTQAELAERVGVTRQTVIAIEQGRYSPSLEMAFQIAHALRVPLEEVFQFPNHEGDAS; this comes from the coding sequence GTGGTGAAACCTACGCAGGTAACCAACTCCATCCGCCGCCTGCGGTTCGAACGCGGCGAAATGACCCAGGCCGAGCTGGCGGAGCGCGTGGGCGTGACCCGCCAGACGGTCATCGCCATCGAACAGGGACGGTATTCGCCCTCCCTGGAGATGGCCTTCCAGATAGCCCATGCCCTTCGGGTGCCGCTGGAGGAAGTATTCCAATTTCCG